A single region of the Acidimicrobiales bacterium genome encodes:
- the secE gene encoding preprotein translocase subunit SecE yields the protein MAMNREQKRMMQRQGQIGPDGEPVAKQRKRPTPQPKTKDKRTTPMQFVREVRTELRKVAWPTRAEVINYSIIVLVTVVILTTLIALLDIFFSEWVLKLLNVN from the coding sequence ATGGCCATGAACCGAGAACAAAAGAGGATGATGCAGCGTCAGGGCCAGATCGGCCCCGACGGCGAACCTGTCGCGAAGCAGCGCAAGCGTCCGACGCCCCAACCCAAGACGAAGGACAAGCGCACCACGCCGATGCAGTTCGTGCGCGAGGTGCGCACCGAGCTGCGCAAGGTGGCGTGGCCGACCCGGGCGGAGGTCATCAACTACTCGATCATCGTGCTCGTCACCGTGGTCATCCTCACCACGCTGATCGCGCTGCTCGACATCTTCTTCTCCGAATGGGTCCTCAAGCTCCTCAACGTCAACTAG